A genomic segment from Glycine soja cultivar W05 chromosome 18, ASM419377v2, whole genome shotgun sequence encodes:
- the LOC114396305 gene encoding E3 ubiquitin-protein ligase RNF14-like — protein MIVKQSLQAENEQEQPHLLTSIKLNKDLLKSEPPIDHDHSEAKKSDQPSQFLCGICFDDKPLSDMFKDGKCNHPFCTHCISKHVVTQIHQSILKVICPDPNCYVEFKPEYLRTILPCDVIDRWECLRRESLILGSEKTYCPFKDCSVLLVNQGGEVATSAECPSCHRRFCAHCKAPWHGRKKCVDATSATFVGRIGTLNIDA, from the coding sequence ATGATTGTCAAACAAAGTTTGCAAGCAGAAAATGAACAAGAGCAGCCACACCTCCTCACCTCAATCAAGCTAAACAAAGATTTGTTGAAGAGTGAACCCCCCATTGATCATGATCACAGTGAAGCAAAGAAGAGTGATCAACCCTCGCAATTCCTTTGTGGTATATGTTTTGATGACAAACCACTGTCTGATATGTTCAAAGATGGCAAGTGTAACCACCCCTTTTGCACTCACTGCATATCAAAACACGTGGTGACTCAAATACATCAAAGTATTCTCAAGGTCATTTGTCCAGACCCCAACTGTTATGTGGAATTTAAGCCTGAATATTTGCGTACCATCTTGCCTTGTGATGTCATTGATAGATGGGAATGTCTGAGACGTGAGTCTTTGATTCTTGGGTCGGAGAAGACTTACTGCCCTTTTAAGGATTGTTCGGTTTTGTTGGTGAATCAGGGAGGAGAAGTTGCCACCAGTGCTGAGTGTCCCTCTTGTCATAGGCGATTTTGTGCACATTGTAAGGCTCCTTGGCATGGAAGGAAGAAAT